The Dama dama isolate Ldn47 chromosome 23, ASM3311817v1, whole genome shotgun sequence genome contains a region encoding:
- the PRNP gene encoding major prion protein: MVKSHIGSWILVLFVAMWSDVGLCKKRPKPGGGWNTGGSRYPGQGSPGGNRYPPQGGGGWGQPHGGGWGQPHGGGWGQPHGGGWGQPHGGGGWGQGGTHSQWNKPSKPKTNMKHVAGAAAAGAVVGGLGGYMLGSAMNRPLIHFGNDYEDRYYRENMYRYPNQVYYRPVDQYNNQNTFVHDCVNITVKQHTVTTTTKGENFTETDIKMMERVVEQMCITQYQRESEAYYQRGASVILFSSPPVILLISFLIFLIVG, translated from the coding sequence ATGGTGAAAAGCCACATAGGCAGCTGGATCCTAGTTCTCTTTGTGGCCATGTGGAGTGACGTGGGCCTCTGCAAGAAGCGACCAAAACCTGGAGGAGGATGGAACACTGGGGGGAGCCGATACCCGGGACAGGGAAGTCCTGGAGGCAACCGCTATCCACCTCAGGGAGGGGGTGGCTGGGGCCAGCCCCATGGAGGTGGCTGGGGCCAACCTCATGGAGGTGGCTGGGGTCAGCCCCATGGTGGTGGCTGGGGACAGCCACATGGTGGTGGAGGCTGGGGTCAAGGTGGTACCCACAGTCAGTGGAACAAGCCCAGTAAACCAAAAACCAACATGAAGCATGTGGCAGGAGCTGCTGCAGCTGGAGCAGTGGTAGGGGGCCTCGGTGGCTACATGCTGGGAAGTGCCATGAATAGGCCTCTTATACATTTTGGCAATGACTATGAGGACCGTTACTATCGTGAAAACATGTACCGTTACCCCAACCAAGTGTACTACAGGCCAGTGGATCAGTATAATAACCAGAACACCTTTGTGCATGACTGTGTCAACATCACAGTCAAGCAACACAcagtcaccaccaccaccaagggggAGAACTTCACCGAAACTGACATCAAGATGATGGAGCGAGTTGTGGAGCAAATGTGCATCACCCAGTACCAGAGAGAATCCGAGGCTTATTACCAAAGAGGGGCAAGTGtgatcctcttctcctcccctcctgtGATCCTCCTCAtctctttcctcatttttctcatagtaGGATAG